A stretch of Aphelocoma coerulescens isolate FSJ_1873_10779 chromosome 1A, UR_Acoe_1.0, whole genome shotgun sequence DNA encodes these proteins:
- the MLC1 gene encoding membrane protein MLC1 → MTREEGYREEFSYDRMATLERGKQENGNYIPDIKSSDLQLSKRLHPCFSYKTWIFSLLMGTCLLITSGFSLYLGNIFPSEMDYLRCAAGSCIPSAVVSFAIARNKINVIPNFQILFVSTFAVTTTCLIWFGCKLVLNPSAININFNLILLILLEIFMATTVIISARSTEDCCTRKKNTAYDSAIVLSNVSFPARILKSYSVIEVIIGISSVFGGIIALNMDVLVSGPYLSVTFFWILVACFPSAIASHVAAEYPSKCLVEVLIAISSVTSPLLFTASAYLSFSIMQVVDIFKSYPPAVKQSYDVLLLLLMLMLLIQACLTIGTVIQCVNYKTKMKLQDSSWTPSQVKKQEYRTTEVSNNTLKDFDKDKAWKAVVVQMAQ, encoded by the exons ATGACCAGGGAAGAAGGTTACAGAGAAGAATTTAGCTATGACAGGATGGCAACTTTGGAGCGAGGAAAACAAGAGAATGGAAATTATATACCAGATATCAAATCCAGTGACCTTCAGCTGTCAAAGAGGCTGCATCCTTGCTTTAGTTACAAAACATGGATATTTTCTTTGCTGATGGGA ACTTGCCTCCTTATTACTTCTGGATTTTCACTATATctgggaaatatttttccatctgaAATGGATTATTTACGTTGTGCAGCAGGTTCA tGTATTCCTTCAGCAGTTGTGAGCTTTGCTATAGCAAGGAATAAAATTAATGTG ATACCAAATTTTCAGATTCTGTTTGTCTCTACATTTGCTGTTACAACAACGTGTTTAATTTGGTTTGGATGCAAACTTGTCCTCAATCCATCAGCTATAAAT ATAAATTTCAACTTGATTCTACTTATTCTGCTGGAAATCTTCATGGCAACTACTGTGATCATTTCAGCTAGGTCTACTGAAGACTGCTGTACAAGAAAGAAA AATACTGCATATGACAGTGCCATTGttttgagcaatgtcagctttCCTGCTCGAATTCTGAAATCATACTCA GTAATTGAGGTGATTATTGGAATTTCATCTGTATTTGGTGGAATAATTGCTTTGAATATGGATGTTCTAGTCTCAGGTCCATACCTCTCAGTAACATTCTTTTGGATCTTAGTTGCT TGCTTTCCAAGTGCTATTGCAAGTCATGTAGCTGCTGAATATCCAAGTAAATGTCTG GTTGAGGTCCTGATTGCCATTAGCAGTGTTACCTCTCCTTTGTTGTTCACCGCTTCAGCATACTTATCCTTCAGTATCATGCAAGTGGTTGACATCTTTAAAAGTTATCCACCTGCTGTTAAA CAATCTTATGATGTACTCCTGTTGCTTCTGATGTTGATGCTGCTAATTCAGGCATGCCTTACTATTGGAACTGTAATACAGTGTGTGAATTACAAGACAAAAATGAAACTACAAGATTCATCATGGACACCATCACAGGTTAAAAAACAGGAATACAGAACAACAGAG gtTTCCAATAATACCTTAAAGGATTTTGACAAAGATAAAGCTTGGAAAGCAGTTGTGGTGCAGATGGCTCAATAG